From one Mesomycoplasma ovipneumoniae genomic stretch:
- a CDS encoding S8 family serine peptidase — protein MAKKFKKFKKFALYFFGFASIPLIYSSLLINWNNNNNNKQYWYSTNFSNKIDVRDPFIKKLNKSSKVENLDNNFELKLLLNPDFLDTDSKKITSFNIDFLEKIKKLNLKYKEAKYSEMLPIVWFYFDTENDREFFVKNSLENSTISRFIVYKNEEKDVQTRYVEMLDDSYELNTYQLNNNYINDWLFNNSLDRNISIVNFQKQAAKDNGTQNKITSKVGAIELGDKFDPNFNVYFNENQLTINDLVSDRSHQTKKRSHSTLVSLILGGKAGVDKKSDLYLSIYKTDAEWQKAIEWMVVTKGVKVINHSYGNGNAHFVDYNENTYLLDFLARKYGVINVFAAGNSADETDKNTDGYNPWIDENSLSLNSIVVGALEDNSSNFNIAKNKIAPYSNFKTSDEYSQFSKPLVVAPAEIYNVFYDENQFNNGKRYVRGTSYAAPIVTGLISTLLREKPNLDYNDYRIPAVKSILSVSAISPNHTGLVKKKNGYYEKYGAGTPDFEKMKKAVDNIAFISGNKENVGKSIFTSDKFWVNSNQRIKSSLSWMFNAGILKNKEDYKIGQNIPSWWWFLPPITGVVSGLFNITVPIKAATGLGLADMYKWSSDHLNTQWLSLNATKNRQNNKIVSDYDLYLQKLNSNGKWVTLASSNSDLGNDELIDFKSNESGYYRINVWNYRSSVFENSVDDKLAVSYLVDNEN, from the coding sequence ATGGCTAAAAAATTTAAGAAATTTAAAAAATTTGCATTATATTTTTTTGGTTTTGCTTCAATTCCATTAATATACAGTTCGCTCCTTATAAATTGAAATAATAATAATAATAATAAGCAATATTGGTATTCTACAAACTTTAGTAATAAAATCGATGTAAGAGACCCTTTTATTAAAAAGTTAAATAAATCGTCAAAGGTTGAAAATCTAGATAATAATTTTGAATTAAAATTATTATTAAATCCTGACTTTTTAGATACTGATTCTAAAAAAATAACTTCTTTTAATATTGATTTTTTAGAAAAAATTAAAAAGTTAAACTTAAAATATAAAGAAGCAAAATACAGCGAAATGTTACCAATTGTTTGGTTTTATTTTGATACTGAAAATGATCGAGAATTTTTTGTTAAAAATTCCTTAGAAAATTCTACTATCAGTCGATTTATTGTTTATAAAAATGAAGAAAAAGATGTACAAACAAGATATGTTGAAATGCTAGATGATAGTTATGAATTAAATACTTATCAGTTAAATAATAATTATATTAATGATTGACTTTTTAACAACTCGTTAGACAGAAATATTTCAATAGTAAATTTTCAAAAACAAGCAGCAAAAGACAATGGAACTCAAAATAAAATCACCTCAAAGGTTGGCGCTATAGAATTAGGAGACAAATTTGACCCAAATTTTAATGTATATTTTAATGAAAATCAATTAACTATAAACGATCTAGTTTCGGATAGATCGCATCAAACGAAAAAACGATCTCATTCAACGCTAGTTTCGTTAATTTTAGGCGGCAAAGCAGGTGTTGATAAAAAGTCGGATTTGTATTTATCAATATATAAAACAGATGCTGAATGACAAAAAGCAATCGAATGAATGGTTGTCACTAAAGGCGTGAAGGTAATAAATCACAGCTATGGAAATGGGAATGCGCATTTTGTAGACTACAACGAGAATACGTATTTACTTGATTTTTTAGCAAGAAAATACGGCGTAATTAATGTCTTTGCCGCAGGCAACAGCGCTGATGAAACTGACAAAAATACAGATGGTTATAATCCATGAATTGATGAAAATAGTTTATCACTAAATTCAATAGTGGTTGGAGCGCTCGAAGATAATTCTAGTAATTTTAACATAGCAAAAAATAAAATAGCTCCTTATTCTAATTTTAAAACTAGTGATGAATACTCGCAATTTTCTAAACCCTTAGTTGTAGCACCAGCGGAGATTTATAATGTTTTTTATGATGAAAATCAATTCAACAATGGTAAAAGATATGTGCGTGGAACTAGTTATGCAGCCCCTATTGTAACCGGATTAATATCAACACTTTTAAGAGAAAAACCAAATTTAGATTATAATGATTATAGAATTCCGGCAGTAAAATCGATTCTTTCTGTTTCTGCAATAAGTCCAAATCATACTGGTTTGGTCAAAAAAAAGAATGGTTATTATGAAAAGTATGGGGCTGGAACCCCTGATTTTGAAAAAATGAAAAAAGCAGTAGATAATATCGCTTTTATTTCCGGCAATAAAGAAAATGTGGGCAAAAGTATTTTTACTAGCGATAAGTTTTGAGTTAATTCAAATCAGCGAATTAAATCCTCTTTGTCTTGAATGTTTAATGCTGGTATTCTAAAAAATAAGGAAGACTACAAAATAGGGCAAAATATACCTAGTTGATGGTGATTTTTACCGCCAATTACCGGGGTTGTATCTGGACTATTTAATATTACAGTTCCTATTAAAGCCGCAACTGGTTTAGGTTTAGCTGATATGTATAAATGATCATCAGATCACCTTAACACGCAATGATTGTCATTAAACGCAACTAAAAACCGACAAAATAATAAAATTGTTTCTGATTATGATCTTTACTTACAAAAATTAAATTCAAATGGCAAATGAGTTACTCTAGCATCATCTAATAGTGACCTAGGTAATGATGAATTAATAGATTTTAAGTCAAATGAATCTGGTTATTATCGGATTAATGTTTGAAATTATAGATCTTCCGTTTTTGAAAATTCGGTGGATGACAAATTAGCTGTTTCTTATTTGGTAGACAATGAAAATTAA